The genomic interval TGTCGATCAGGGCCGGTAAACCAGAGCTGAGAAAACAGGTTATGAGGGCAATCGTTATACGCCAGAGAAGACCATACAGGAGGCCCGACGGAACCTGGGTCGCCTTCGAAGACAACGCCGTCGTAATTATTACTCCCGAGGGAGAACCCAAAGGAACAGAAATCCGTGGACCCCTCGCCAAGGAGGCCGCCGAGCGCTGGCCAAAACTCAGCGCAATGGCCTCGATAATTGTCTAGCTAGGCGCCCCTTTTTGCTCGAAGTCAAAGTCGAATTTTTACTAAAGGAGCTGGCAAGAAAACTATTTCTAGACAAGAATGTTTCTCTAGAAGACCTTGCTAGAACCACAGGTCTATCTGTGGAATTCATAAAGACAACCTTGGAAGGTCTAGGTGTAAGGACTGAGAACAACATTGTCACAGAGGAGCTACCATGGCTTATAATCAAGTCCTGGATGTCGAACTATGATATAGCTTCCCTCGCCCTGAGTTCTGGATGGAGCACTTTCGAGGAACTATGTTCACGTATAGCCGAGCTGAATGGCTTCCAGGTACATAGGAACTACCGTTTCTCACTTGGGGGTAAGAGACACGAGATAGATGTTCTCGCATACAGAGAAAACATGCTACTAGCTATAGACTGTAAGCTATGGAAAAGAGCGCCCAGATCTGCCCTTAAAAGGGCTGCACAGGCACAACTCGCCCGCACCTCTTCACTAGCAAAAATCCTGTCCTCTGGAACGCCCTTCCCGTGGAGACTCGCCAACCCAACATATATTTTTCCGCTGGTGACCAACCTCTACGATACTGGAGCAATAATTGAAGAAGGAGTACTGATTGTCGGCCTCCGAGAATTCAAAAACATCCTCGATAATGCTAGCTACCTGGCACTCGTCGACATTGGATGCAAACCTCTAAGGATAGAGCCTCCAGGCCTATTATGAGGAGAAAAAATGGCGGGCCGGCCGGGATTCGAACCCGGGGCCTACGGGTTAAGAGCCTCGACCATTTTTATCGACCGCCGCTCTACCTAGCTGAGCTACCGGCCCTATCAAGCTAGCATTCCATAGTATCAACAGTGGTAATAAATTTTTTTCTTTCCATGTCTAAGAAAATGTTGTTGACGTATGGAGGAGACTGATTGGAGCTTGTTAAGAATGAAGTCTACAAGTGAGTGTAGGAACATGCTCTCCTATTCATGGGGATACTTGTTTTACGAGGATCCCCCTCTGTCTGTAGATAGGGCCATCGAGGCGATTAATGATTCACGTTTTGGCAAGAATATTATCTTGGTAGGAGACGTCGTTTCTGTCAACTTTTTTAGGAGGGGATGGGGCGACATATTCGTCGTGGATTCTAAGACTAGGAGAAACATTTCTATACGCCAGGAAGACGCGTATGGAACATTTTTGAAGTGTAAGAATCCGGCCGGAACTATTTCTAGGGAATGTTTTGAAGTTTTCAAGACTGCTTTCAAGCTGTTAGAAGAGAAAAAGACCCCCATTTTCGTTCAGGTTGATGGCGAAGAAGACCTACTTTCACTTGTAGCACTATACTTATGTCCTGCGGGAGCATCATGGATTATTTACGGACACTTTAAGGGCTTTATCTGCGCTATCCCCTGTACTCCATATTTTAAGAATGTCGCTAAGAGGCTCATCGAGGGGTGCTTCGAGAAGCGCTAAACTAACATATTCAACGTTTTTTCTCAGAGTCGATGAATACACTCCCACGGCCCTGGCAAACTCCTCGATCGTTATGTTTCCTATTTGTTGCTTAAGCAACAAGTAGGCAAGCGCGGATACTACATTGCGTCTCGACCGTCCAAGAAACTGTAGGCGAAGCATATTGACGTATTTCTCCAACAAGAGCCTGGTCTTCAACTCGCCCACACCATAAACACGAGCCAATCTACTGCTAATGTCTTCAATAACGCTTCCCCACGTCTCAGTTCTGTAATTTGACCTGTGCATCTCACTTAGAATCTTGAGAGCCCGCCCAACAGTTACACGTGAATTAGCTTCTCTAAATGCCTTCACCACTTTCAACAAAGAGATGGACCTATCATATTCACGTAGTTTG from Thermofilum adornatum carries:
- a CDS encoding TFIIB-type zinc ribbon-containing protein translates to MSTVFLRHLTTKLHMRCPICNGIVVLNPLTGEYVCSECGYVVESIAIEEKQGINIKHVKKFPYRSFYTREESLFIRARRKLASVSLILNINEQLRNDILREFVFLSKRIKRDRIALLVVLVYLKLREYDRSISLLKVVKAFREANSRVTVGRALKILSEMHRSNYRTETWGSVIEDISSRLARVYGVGELKTRLLLEKYVNMLRLQFLGRSRRNVVSALAYLLLKQQIGNITIEEFARAVGVYSSTLRKNVEYVSLALLEAPLDEPLSDILKIWSTGDSADKALKVSVNNP
- a CDS encoding DUF359 domain-containing protein, whose protein sequence is MEETDWSLLRMKSTSECRNMLSYSWGYLFYEDPPLSVDRAIEAINDSRFGKNIILVGDVVSVNFFRRGWGDIFVVDSKTRRNISIRQEDAYGTFLKCKNPAGTISRECFEVFKTAFKLLEEKKTPIFVQVDGEEDLLSLVALYLCPAGASWIIYGHFKGFICAIPCTPYFKNVAKRLIEGCFEKR
- the rpl14p gene encoding 50S ribosomal protein L14 translates to MAKRGPKAVGVSYRLGLTPGVFMESLVKVADNSGATLAKVIGVPHYKAVWRRIPGAAVGDIIVVSIRAGKPELRKQVMRAIVIRQRRPYRRPDGTWVAFEDNAVVIITPEGEPKGTEIRGPLAKEAAERWPKLSAMASIIV